One genomic window of Geodermatophilus sp. DSM 44513 includes the following:
- a CDS encoding ATP-binding protein: protein MVDSRGALARDGRRAERLELRVPTTPTQLPAVRAMAGDLAMRMDYDLDAVEDLRLAVDEACATLAAIVDENRRLTVVFETTRAGLHIDAWVSTAEGTDVPRDGFGWAVLHTLVDKVEAGPATQATVPAGDGGGSAVAVISMDKYLPGQHPDQMLGDSGQSISVAR from the coding sequence ATGGTGGACTCGAGGGGTGCCCTCGCGCGGGACGGGCGGCGCGCCGAGCGACTGGAACTGCGGGTGCCCACCACCCCCACCCAGCTGCCCGCCGTGCGGGCCATGGCCGGTGACCTGGCGATGCGGATGGACTACGACCTCGACGCGGTCGAGGACCTCCGGCTGGCCGTGGACGAGGCCTGCGCGACCCTGGCCGCGATCGTCGACGAGAACCGCCGGCTGACCGTCGTGTTCGAGACCACCCGCGCCGGTCTGCACATCGACGCCTGGGTCTCGACCGCGGAGGGCACCGACGTCCCCCGCGACGGCTTCGGCTGGGCGGTGCTGCACACCCTGGTCGACAAGGTGGAGGCCGGCCCCGCGACCCAGGCGACGGTCCCGGCCGGGGACGGCGGCGGCTCGGCCGTCGCGGTCATCTCCATGGACAAGTACCTCCCGGGACAGCACCCCGACCAGATGCTCGGGGACTCGGGCCAGAGCATCTCGGTCGCGCGGTGA
- a CDS encoding RNA polymerase sigma factor SigF yields the protein MTGAASPEPQTVEEDTLRDDEFAAGRRGEGEVASEGVPVVVPDPRSETVPAPDAGAPLGRATADGPDGTGDDETADDAATDGETADSETADADPADGDAADGGTPGAAPVSENRRRAERTAPLFAELAGLEKDDPRRERLREVLVEEHLPLVRHFARRFSNRGEPFDDLLQVGTLGLIAAIDRFDPNRGVEFLSFAVPTITGEIKRHFRDQGWSVRVPRRLQELHLSLNAAVGELAQKNGRAPTPSELAEHLGIPRAEVLEGLAVANAYRSSSLDERLSGEDDSPTLAATLGEEDAALEGVEYRESLQPLLATIPARERRILILRFFGNMTQSQIAADIGISQMHVSRLLSQTLAKLREGLLKD from the coding sequence GTGACCGGGGCGGCATCCCCGGAACCCCAGACCGTCGAGGAGGACACCCTGCGCGACGACGAGTTCGCGGCCGGCCGCCGCGGAGAGGGGGAGGTCGCGTCCGAGGGGGTACCCGTCGTGGTCCCCGACCCGCGCAGCGAGACCGTCCCCGCCCCGGACGCCGGCGCACCGCTCGGGCGCGCCACCGCCGACGGCCCGGACGGGACCGGCGACGACGAGACGGCCGACGACGCAGCGACCGACGGCGAGACGGCCGACAGCGAGACGGCGGACGCCGACCCGGCTGACGGCGACGCGGCCGACGGCGGGACGCCGGGCGCCGCGCCGGTCTCGGAGAACCGGCGCCGGGCCGAGCGCACCGCCCCGCTGTTCGCCGAGCTGGCCGGCCTGGAGAAGGACGACCCGCGCCGCGAGCGGCTGCGCGAGGTCCTCGTGGAGGAGCACCTGCCGCTGGTCCGGCACTTCGCCCGGCGGTTCAGCAACCGCGGCGAGCCCTTCGACGACCTGCTGCAGGTCGGCACGCTCGGGCTCATCGCGGCCATCGACCGGTTCGACCCGAACCGCGGCGTGGAGTTCCTCTCCTTCGCCGTCCCGACGATCACCGGCGAGATCAAGCGGCACTTCCGCGACCAGGGCTGGTCGGTGCGCGTCCCGCGGCGGCTGCAGGAGCTGCACCTGTCGCTCAACGCCGCCGTCGGCGAGCTGGCGCAGAAGAACGGCCGCGCCCCGACGCCGTCGGAGCTGGCCGAGCACCTGGGCATCCCGCGCGCAGAGGTGCTCGAGGGGCTGGCCGTCGCCAACGCCTACCGCAGCAGCTCGCTGGACGAGCGGCTCTCCGGTGAGGACGACTCCCCCACCCTCGCCGCCACCCTGGGCGAGGAGGACGCCGCGCTCGAGGGCGTGGAGTACCGCGAGTCCCTGCAGCCGCTGCTGGCCACCATCCCGGCCCGTGAGCGCCGGATCCTCATCCTGCGGTTCTTCGGCAACATGACGCAGTCGCAGATCGCCGCGGACATCGGCATCTCCCAGATGCACGTGTCCCGGCTGCTCAGCCAGACGCTGGCCAAGCTCCGCGAGGGCCTGCTGAAGGACTAG
- a CDS encoding SPFH domain-containing protein → MTPALIALIVVALLVVVVLAKSVTIVPQAQAKVVERLGRYSRTLSPGLSLLVPFVDRVRATIDLREQVISFPPQPVITSDNLQVGIDTVVYFQVTDPRLAVYGIANYITGMEQLTTTTLRNVVGGLNLEGALTGRDGINSQLREVLDGTTGPWGLRVARVEIKAIDPPPSIRDSMEKQMRADRDKRAIILTAEGARQSAITTAEGQKASAILSAEGKKQAAILEAEAERQSRILRAEGERAALFLQAQGQAKSIETVFQAIHDGKPDQGLLAYQYLQTLPQIAQGDANKMWIVPSEFSKALEGLAKLGGADGDGRSWMDVDPSRDGTARPTAEMDTSGWFESALPRAADQPEARIELSSITDTAPAVPTPEVPDTTALARTAEQEVAAPAPGQQDQAGSPRP, encoded by the coding sequence GTGACGCCCGCACTGATCGCCCTCATCGTCGTCGCCCTGCTGGTCGTCGTCGTCCTCGCCAAGAGCGTGACGATCGTGCCGCAGGCCCAGGCCAAGGTCGTCGAGCGGCTGGGCCGCTACAGCCGCACCCTCTCCCCGGGGCTGTCGCTGCTGGTGCCCTTCGTCGACCGGGTGCGGGCCACGATCGACCTGCGCGAGCAGGTCATCTCCTTCCCGCCGCAGCCGGTGATCACCTCGGACAACCTGCAGGTCGGCATCGACACCGTCGTCTACTTCCAGGTCACCGACCCGCGGCTGGCCGTCTACGGCATCGCGAACTACATCACCGGCATGGAGCAGCTGACCACCACCACGCTGCGCAACGTCGTCGGCGGGCTCAACCTGGAGGGCGCGCTCACCGGCCGCGACGGCATCAACAGCCAGCTGCGCGAGGTGCTCGACGGCACCACCGGCCCGTGGGGGCTGCGGGTGGCCCGCGTGGAGATCAAGGCGATCGACCCGCCGCCGTCCATCCGCGACTCGATGGAGAAGCAGATGCGCGCCGACCGCGACAAGCGGGCGATCATCCTGACCGCCGAGGGTGCCCGGCAGTCGGCGATCACCACCGCCGAGGGGCAGAAGGCCTCGGCGATCCTGTCCGCGGAGGGCAAGAAGCAGGCGGCGATCCTGGAGGCGGAGGCCGAGCGGCAGAGCCGCATCCTGCGCGCCGAGGGCGAGCGGGCGGCGCTGTTCCTGCAGGCGCAGGGGCAGGCCAAGTCGATCGAGACGGTGTTCCAGGCCATCCACGACGGCAAGCCCGACCAGGGGCTGCTGGCCTACCAGTACCTGCAGACGCTGCCGCAGATCGCCCAGGGCGACGCGAACAAGATGTGGATCGTGCCCAGCGAGTTCAGCAAGGCGCTGGAGGGGCTGGCCAAGCTGGGCGGTGCCGACGGCGACGGGCGCTCCTGGATGGACGTCGACCCCTCGCGGGACGGCACGGCCCGGCCGACCGCGGAGATGGACACCTCCGGCTGGTTCGAGTCCGCGCTGCCCCGGGCCGCCGACCAGCCCGAGGCGCGCATCGAGCTGTCCAGCATCACCGACACCGCGCCGGCCGTCCCGACGCCCGAGGTCCCCGACACCACGGCCCTGGCCCGCACCGCCGAGCAGGAGGTCGCCGCGCCGGCGCCCGGGCAGCAGGACCAGGCCGGGTCGCCGCGCCCCTGA
- a CDS encoding NfeD family protein: MDEWVLWLIASGLFAAGELASGDLFLLMLAGGALGGVGVALLGGSVALQLVAFVVVAALLVAVVRPLAARHLTERTPEQLDGVAALVGRTARVTREIDGHGGRIRVGADEWTARSQYGGERFPVGATVRIMQVDGATAVVGDALELE; the protein is encoded by the coding sequence GTGGACGAGTGGGTGCTGTGGCTCATCGCCTCGGGCCTGTTCGCCGCCGGGGAGCTGGCCAGCGGCGACCTGTTCCTGCTGATGCTCGCCGGTGGGGCGCTCGGCGGTGTCGGTGTCGCGTTGCTGGGCGGCTCGGTGGCGCTGCAGCTGGTCGCGTTCGTCGTCGTGGCCGCCCTGCTGGTGGCGGTGGTCCGCCCGCTGGCCGCCCGCCACCTGACCGAGCGGACCCCGGAGCAGCTCGACGGCGTCGCCGCGCTGGTCGGCCGCACGGCGCGGGTCACCCGGGAGATCGACGGGCACGGCGGTCGGATCCGCGTGGGCGCCGACGAGTGGACCGCGCGCAGCCAGTACGGCGGGGAGCGGTTCCCGGTCGGCGCGACCGTGCGGATCATGCAGGTGGACGGCGCCACCGCGGTCGTCGGGGACGCCCTCGAGCTGGAGTGA
- a CDS encoding alpha/beta fold hydrolase has protein sequence MTSRRRWCAVLASCGLVLAACGGGADPVPGEVATEVRTPTGSQQVWCAGDGPAVLLLHGIGDDASSAQLVEVERALAGSARVCRYDRPGTGDSPAPEVPGRGADELDAELQAVVDHTAGGGPVVLVAHSFGGYLARVHADRHPDRVAGLVLVDALDPSVGLVTGTGASDLDDVEMAGEGLDLADVEQAARSVTALAPDLPLVVLVRGEGAGAAWTAGQERLAALSGRSRTVVVDGAGHQIPSEAPEAVAAAVRDVLGPAG, from the coding sequence GTGACGTCGCGCCGCCGGTGGTGCGCCGTCCTCGCGTCGTGCGGCCTCGTGCTGGCCGCCTGCGGCGGCGGGGCCGACCCCGTGCCCGGGGAGGTGGCCACCGAGGTGCGCACGCCGACGGGGTCGCAGCAGGTGTGGTGCGCCGGCGACGGTCCCGCGGTGCTGCTGCTGCACGGCATCGGCGACGACGCCAGTTCGGCGCAGCTGGTCGAGGTCGAGCGGGCGCTGGCCGGCAGCGCGCGGGTCTGCCGCTACGACCGCCCGGGCACCGGTGACAGCCCGGCCCCGGAGGTGCCGGGCCGGGGCGCGGACGAGCTCGACGCGGAGCTGCAGGCCGTCGTCGACCACACCGCGGGCGGGGGTCCGGTGGTCCTGGTGGCGCACTCCTTCGGCGGCTACCTGGCGCGCGTCCACGCCGACCGGCACCCCGACCGCGTCGCCGGCCTGGTGCTCGTCGACGCGCTCGACCCCTCCGTCGGCCTGGTGACGGGCACCGGCGCGTCGGACCTGGACGACGTGGAGATGGCCGGCGAGGGGCTGGACCTCGCCGACGTCGAGCAGGCGGCGCGGTCGGTGACGGCGTTGGCTCCGGACCTGCCGCTCGTGGTGCTGGTGCGGGGCGAGGGCGCCGGTGCGGCGTGGACGGCCGGTCAGGAGCGGCTGGCCGCCCTGTCCGGCCGGTCGCGCACCGTCGTCGTCGACGGAGCCGGGCACCAGATCCCGTCCGAGGCCCCGGAGGCGGTGGCCGCCGCCGTGCGGGACGTGCTCGGGCCCGCCGGCTGA
- a CDS encoding GNAT family N-acetyltransferase — MTVRDPGVLDLVDALTAELAEGGYTAEETFGYTPEQLERSAVHLVGARVGGELVGIGGLELQDAGTAELKRFYVRPAHRGTGVADALLGALLDHAARSRVGVVRLETGDAQHAALAFYRRHGFTEVPRFGPYVASATSVCLQRTL; from the coding sequence GTGACCGTGCGGGACCCCGGGGTGCTCGACCTGGTCGACGCGCTGACCGCGGAGCTCGCCGAGGGCGGGTACACCGCCGAGGAGACCTTCGGCTACACCCCTGAGCAGCTGGAGCGCTCGGCGGTGCACCTGGTCGGTGCGCGGGTGGGCGGGGAGCTGGTGGGCATCGGCGGCCTCGAGCTGCAGGACGCCGGCACCGCCGAGCTCAAGCGCTTCTACGTGCGGCCGGCCCATCGCGGCACCGGCGTGGCCGACGCGCTGCTCGGTGCGCTGCTGGACCACGCGGCGCGCTCCCGGGTGGGTGTGGTCCGGCTGGAGACCGGCGACGCCCAGCACGCGGCGCTGGCGTTCTACCGCCGGCACGGCTTCACCGAGGTGCCGCGGTTCGGCCCCTACGTCGCCAGCGCGACGTCGGTGTGCCTGCAGCGCACCCTCTGA
- a CDS encoding ferrochelatase, producing MPLETDVDITPPGQRPDQDPSLATRNNGGTTPSADPAPPGRREALLVLGFGGPQGPDDVMPFLENVTRGRGIPRERLLDVAEHYQHFGGISPINEQNRALVAAVEKELAAAGTDLPVYWGNRNWAPYVEHVWAQMADDGVEHVYVFPTSGFASWSGCRQYHEDVARARSVLTGAAPGGGPTAEKLPHYGDHPGFVQANAEALAAALAQLPDDVRDTARLVATAHSIPDTMAAVAGPTGGAYQEELRRSARLVVDAVAPGREFDLVWQSRSGPPSVPWLEPDVNDHLRALAADGVPAVVLFPIGFVSDHVEVVWDLDNEARETAGELGMTFVRSGTAGTHPAFVAMVRELVEERRTGTPPRLGTNCPAHCCFVAPRPRPTP from the coding sequence GTGCCCCTCGAGACCGACGTCGACATCACCCCTCCCGGCCAGCGTCCCGACCAGGACCCGTCACTGGCCACCCGCAACAACGGCGGGACGACGCCGTCCGCCGACCCGGCGCCGCCCGGCCGGCGCGAGGCCCTGCTGGTGCTCGGCTTCGGCGGCCCGCAGGGCCCCGACGACGTGATGCCGTTCCTGGAGAACGTCACCCGGGGCCGCGGCATCCCCCGCGAGCGGCTGCTCGACGTCGCCGAGCACTACCAGCACTTCGGTGGGATCAGCCCGATCAACGAGCAGAACCGGGCGCTGGTCGCGGCGGTGGAGAAGGAGCTCGCCGCCGCCGGCACCGATCTACCGGTCTACTGGGGCAACCGCAACTGGGCGCCCTACGTCGAGCACGTCTGGGCGCAGATGGCCGACGACGGCGTCGAGCACGTCTACGTCTTCCCCACCTCGGGGTTCGCCTCCTGGTCGGGCTGTCGGCAGTACCACGAGGACGTCGCCCGGGCCCGCTCGGTGCTCACCGGCGCGGCCCCCGGTGGCGGGCCGACCGCGGAGAAGCTGCCGCACTACGGCGACCACCCGGGGTTCGTGCAGGCCAACGCCGAGGCGCTCGCGGCCGCGCTGGCGCAGCTGCCCGACGACGTCCGCGACACCGCCCGGCTGGTGGCGACCGCGCACAGCATCCCCGACACCATGGCCGCCGTCGCCGGGCCGACCGGCGGCGCCTACCAGGAGGAGCTGCGCCGCTCGGCGCGCCTGGTCGTGGACGCGGTGGCGCCGGGCCGGGAGTTCGACCTGGTGTGGCAGTCGCGCAGCGGGCCGCCCTCGGTGCCGTGGCTGGAGCCCGACGTCAACGACCACCTGCGGGCGCTCGCGGCCGACGGCGTGCCGGCGGTGGTGCTGTTCCCGATCGGCTTCGTCAGCGACCACGTCGAGGTCGTCTGGGACCTGGACAACGAGGCGCGGGAGACCGCCGGCGAGCTCGGCATGACCTTCGTCCGCTCGGGCACCGCGGGCACCCACCCGGCGTTCGTGGCGATGGTGCGCGAGCTGGTCGAGGAGCGCCGCACCGGGACGCCGCCGCGGCTGGGCACCAACTGCCCGGCGCACTGCTGCTTCGTCGCACCGCGGCCCCGCCCCACCCCCTGA
- the fabI gene encoding enoyl-ACP reductase FabI, giving the protein MGILDGKRVLVTGVLTEASIGYATARLAQEQGATVVLSNFGRALSLCQRIAKRLPQEAPVVELDVTDTTHLATLADRLCEQGLDSLDGVVHSIGFAPQEAMGEGFPEVAWEHAATAFQVSTWSMAALTQACRPLFGERASVVGLTFDATVAWPVYGWMGAAKAALESTARYLARELGPEGVRVNLVAAGPLRSMAMRSIPGSGQFEEAWEARAPLGWSVTDTEPAGKAVVALLSDWFPATTGEIVHVDGGFHAVGV; this is encoded by the coding sequence ATGGGGATCCTCGACGGCAAGCGGGTGCTGGTCACCGGGGTGCTCACCGAGGCCTCCATCGGCTACGCCACCGCCCGGCTGGCCCAGGAGCAGGGCGCCACGGTGGTGCTGTCCAACTTCGGCCGGGCCCTGTCGCTGTGCCAGCGGATCGCCAAGCGGCTGCCGCAGGAGGCCCCGGTGGTCGAGCTGGACGTCACCGACACCACGCACCTCGCGACCCTGGCCGACCGGCTGTGCGAGCAGGGCCTCGACTCCCTCGACGGCGTCGTGCACTCCATCGGGTTCGCGCCGCAGGAGGCGATGGGGGAGGGGTTCCCGGAGGTCGCCTGGGAGCACGCGGCGACGGCGTTCCAGGTGTCGACCTGGTCGATGGCCGCGCTCACCCAGGCGTGCCGGCCGCTGTTCGGCGAGCGGGCGTCGGTGGTCGGGCTGACCTTCGACGCGACCGTCGCCTGGCCGGTGTACGGCTGGATGGGTGCGGCCAAGGCGGCGCTGGAGTCGACGGCCCGCTACCTCGCGCGGGAGCTGGGGCCCGAGGGTGTGCGGGTCAACCTGGTCGCCGCGGGGCCGCTGCGCAGCATGGCGATGAGGTCCATCCCCGGCAGCGGGCAGTTCGAGGAGGCGTGGGAGGCCCGCGCGCCACTGGGCTGGTCGGTCACCGACACCGAGCCGGCCGGCAAGGCCGTCGTCGCGCTGCTGTCGGACTGGTTCCCGGCGACGACCGGCGAGATCGTGCACGTCGACGGGGGCTTCCACGCGGTGGGGGTGTGA
- the fabG gene encoding 3-oxoacyl-ACP reductase FabG, which produces MGGSSGRSVLVTGGNRGIGLAVARAFAEQGDAVAVTHRGSGAPEGLFGVHCDVTDAAAVDRAFTEVEAHQGPVEVLVSNAGITRDGLLMRMREEDFTDVLDANLTAAYRVSKRAAARMVRARRGRMVFVSSVVGLLGSAGQANYAASKAGLVGLARSIARELGSRGITANVVAPGFVETDMTAALPEERQQAILGQVPLARYASADEVAGVVRFLAGDAAGYITGAVVPVDGGLGMGH; this is translated from the coding sequence GTGGGTGGGTCCAGCGGCAGGTCGGTGCTCGTGACCGGCGGGAACCGGGGCATCGGGCTGGCCGTCGCCCGCGCGTTCGCCGAGCAGGGCGACGCGGTGGCGGTCACGCACCGTGGCAGCGGTGCCCCCGAGGGGCTCTTCGGCGTGCACTGCGACGTCACCGACGCCGCCGCCGTCGACCGCGCGTTCACCGAGGTCGAGGCGCACCAGGGTCCGGTCGAGGTGCTGGTGAGCAACGCCGGCATCACCCGCGACGGGCTGCTGATGCGGATGAGGGAGGAGGACTTCACCGACGTCCTCGACGCCAACCTCACCGCCGCCTACCGGGTGTCCAAGCGGGCCGCGGCCCGGATGGTTCGTGCCCGGCGCGGCCGGATGGTCTTCGTCTCCTCGGTGGTCGGCCTGCTCGGGTCGGCGGGGCAGGCGAACTACGCGGCTTCCAAGGCCGGGCTGGTCGGCCTGGCCCGCTCCATCGCCCGCGAGCTCGGCAGCCGGGGCATCACGGCCAACGTGGTCGCGCCCGGCTTCGTCGAGACCGACATGACCGCCGCGCTGCCCGAGGAGCGGCAGCAGGCGATCCTCGGGCAGGTGCCGCTGGCGCGCTACGCGTCGGCCGACGAGGTCGCCGGCGTGGTGCGCTTCCTGGCCGGCGACGCGGCCGGCTACATCACCGGGGCGGTCGTCCCGGTCGACGGCGGACTGGGGATGGGGCACTGA
- a CDS encoding alcohol dehydrogenase catalytic domain-containing protein, with protein sequence MRAVQLSGPGSDVELVEREVPQPGPWQVLVRTAACGVCHSDAMAAGGMASGYPRVPGHEVAGTVAAVGEGVSHWRVGQRVGIGWFGGACFACRPCREGDVISCTEGRVTGPTADGGYADHVLAPADALAAVPDELTDAEAAPLMCAGVTCYHGLRESGARAGDLVAVIGLGGLGHLGVQFAARMGFEVVAVARGGEKGEFARQLGAHHHVDSTTADVAAELTRLGGARTVLSTVTDAAPPPPPSAACAPAAGWSSSGCPRSRCRSARSTSSWPAGWWPGTPPGRRRTARTRCASRPGPGCARWWRPGRWRRPDRRSTG encoded by the coding sequence GTGCGCGCCGTGCAGCTGTCGGGACCGGGGAGCGACGTCGAGCTGGTGGAGCGGGAGGTCCCGCAGCCGGGGCCCTGGCAGGTGCTGGTCCGCACCGCCGCCTGCGGGGTGTGCCACAGCGACGCCATGGCCGCCGGTGGCATGGCCAGCGGCTACCCCCGGGTGCCGGGGCACGAGGTGGCGGGCACCGTGGCAGCGGTCGGGGAGGGCGTGTCGCACTGGCGGGTCGGGCAGCGGGTCGGCATCGGCTGGTTCGGCGGGGCCTGCTTCGCCTGCCGGCCGTGCCGCGAGGGCGACGTCATCTCCTGCACCGAGGGCCGGGTCACGGGTCCGACGGCCGACGGCGGCTACGCCGACCACGTGCTCGCCCCCGCCGACGCCCTCGCCGCCGTCCCCGACGAGCTGACCGACGCCGAGGCCGCGCCGCTGATGTGCGCCGGCGTCACCTGCTACCACGGCCTGCGGGAGAGCGGGGCCCGGGCCGGCGACCTGGTCGCCGTGATCGGCCTGGGCGGGCTGGGACACCTCGGCGTCCAGTTCGCCGCGCGGATGGGCTTCGAGGTCGTGGCCGTGGCCCGCGGCGGCGAGAAGGGCGAGTTCGCCCGGCAGCTGGGCGCCCACCACCACGTCGACAGCACTACCGCCGACGTGGCGGCCGAGCTGACCCGCCTGGGCGGGGCACGGACGGTGCTGTCCACCGTCACCGACGCGGCCCCGCCACCGCCGCCGTCGGCGGCCTGCGCTCCCGCGGCCGGCTGGTCGTCGTCGGGGTGCCCCAGGAGCCGCTGCAGATCGGCGCGGTCGACCTCGTCCTGGCCAGCCGGCTGGTGGCCGGGCACGCCTCCGGGACGGCGGAGGACAGCGAGGACACGCTGCGCTTCGCGGCCCGGTCCGGGGTGCGCCCGGTGGTGGAGACCCGGCCGCTGGAGGAGGCCCGACCGGCGTTCGACCGGATGA
- a CDS encoding glycoside hydrolase family 13 protein: MPPIASPTGRPQSADWWRQAVVYQVYPRSFRDLDGDGLGDVRGVTERLPHLHRLGVDAVWLSPFYPSALADGGYDVDDHRDVDPRLGTLADVDELIAGAHELGIRVVVDIVPNHSSDRHAWFREALAAPPGSPARDRYVFRDGRGPDGSEPPSDWMSHFGGPAWTRVPDGQWYLHLFAREQPDFDWSNQEVREDFLRTLRFWSDRGVDGFRVDVAHALTKDLSEPLRDYGGVHPDSRTELPLDGSHPLFDREEVHEVFREWRKVLDSYDPPRSAVAEAWVTTSRRVLYARPDELGQAFDFEFLVSPWSAEQFRVEIDAALSAATAAGASATWVLSNHDVVRHRSRYALPTGTDLDRWLLTGGTEPAPDDEQGLRRARAATMLMLALPGSAYLYQGEELGLPEVADLPAEVLQDPIWERTGHAQKGRDGCRVPLPWTREGASFGFGDGTAWLPQPAWFGELSAAAQDGVEGSTLELYRAALRLRRELQADETLQWRDAGPVAVTHVLHLRRSTGWESVTNFSDAAVDLPAGEVLLASGPLGEGTLPPDTTVWLRADRA; this comes from the coding sequence GTGCCCCCGATCGCCTCCCCCACCGGCCGCCCGCAGTCCGCGGACTGGTGGCGCCAGGCCGTCGTCTACCAGGTCTACCCGCGCAGCTTCCGCGACCTCGACGGCGACGGCCTGGGCGACGTCCGCGGCGTGACCGAGCGGCTGCCCCACCTGCACCGGCTGGGCGTGGACGCCGTCTGGCTGAGCCCCTTCTACCCCTCGGCGCTGGCCGACGGCGGCTACGACGTCGACGACCACCGCGACGTGGACCCGCGCCTGGGCACGCTGGCCGACGTCGACGAGCTGATCGCCGGGGCCCACGAGCTCGGCATCCGGGTCGTGGTCGACATCGTGCCCAACCACAGCTCCGACCGGCACGCCTGGTTCCGCGAGGCGTTGGCCGCCCCGCCGGGCTCGCCGGCCCGCGACCGCTACGTGTTCCGCGACGGCAGGGGCCCCGACGGCAGCGAGCCGCCGTCGGACTGGATGAGCCACTTCGGGGGCCCGGCCTGGACCCGCGTGCCCGACGGCCAGTGGTACCTGCACCTGTTCGCCCGCGAGCAGCCCGACTTCGACTGGAGCAACCAGGAGGTGCGCGAGGACTTCCTGCGCACCTTGCGGTTCTGGTCCGACCGCGGCGTCGACGGCTTCCGCGTCGACGTCGCCCACGCGCTGACCAAGGACCTGTCCGAGCCGCTGCGCGACTACGGCGGCGTGCACCCCGACTCGCGCACCGAGCTGCCGCTGGACGGCAGCCACCCGCTGTTCGACCGCGAGGAGGTGCACGAGGTCTTCCGCGAGTGGCGGAAGGTGCTGGACTCCTACGACCCGCCGCGGTCGGCGGTGGCCGAGGCGTGGGTGACCACCAGCCGCCGGGTCCTCTACGCCCGGCCCGACGAGCTGGGCCAGGCGTTCGACTTCGAGTTCCTGGTCTCGCCGTGGTCGGCCGAGCAGTTCCGGGTGGAGATCGACGCCGCGCTGTCCGCCGCGACGGCGGCCGGTGCCTCGGCGACCTGGGTGCTGTCCAACCACGACGTCGTCCGGCACCGGTCGCGCTACGCGCTGCCCACCGGCACCGACCTGGACCGCTGGCTGCTCACCGGGGGCACCGAGCCGGCACCGGACGACGAGCAGGGGCTGCGCCGGGCGCGGGCCGCGACCATGCTCATGCTGGCGCTGCCCGGCTCGGCCTACCTGTACCAGGGCGAGGAGCTGGGGCTGCCCGAGGTCGCCGACCTGCCCGCCGAGGTGCTGCAGGACCCGATCTGGGAGCGCACCGGGCACGCGCAGAAGGGCCGGGACGGCTGCCGGGTGCCGCTGCCCTGGACCCGGGAGGGCGCGTCGTTCGGCTTCGGGGACGGCACCGCGTGGCTGCCCCAGCCGGCGTGGTTCGGGGAGCTGTCGGCTGCCGCCCAGGACGGCGTGGAGGGCTCGACGCTGGAGCTCTACCGGGCGGCCCTGCGGCTGCGGCGGGAGCTGCAGGCCGACGAGACGCTGCAGTGGCGTGACGCCGGGCCGGTCGCGGTCACCCACGTCCTGCACCTGCGCCGGTCGACCGGCTGGGAGAGCGTCACCAACTTCTCCGACGCCGCCGTCGACCTCCCTGCCGGGGAGGTCCTGCTCGCCAGCGGGCCCCTGGGCGAGGGGACCCTGCCGCCGGACACCACCGTCTGGCTGCGGGCGGACCGGGCCTGA